A genomic stretch from Neomonachus schauinslandi chromosome 16, ASM220157v2, whole genome shotgun sequence includes:
- the ZIM2 gene encoding zinc finger imprinted 2, with amino-acid sequence MLHMTDVLDILKNPQLFRLHDQEENPETIPIRNPGALKVSHQKFRDFQYLSVTGPHQAVSQIQELCRQWLQPETHTKEQMMEQLVLEQFLNTLPEEVRTWVRSKKPKNSKEAGTLVASLIQACEEKGFPPQDFVIAEERNTNELQKDTEMSDNPSSAGSQELVTFKDVVVDFSPEELTYLSAAQRNLYREVMLENYRNLVSLGYQFPKPDIISQLEEEESRVREEDSNTEICQDGEKRPKTKDLIPEQSLPMEESSLGAGMEDLMVGNFCSVYVGESSPDDPSDLYQVNQEKPLSPVTMTEPKTPTQERSHDRDDFERSSYLTKQSEGPPGKDPQECATPGICTSPQPVDDKPFLQENRCGFCERTFITQTARERHEQIHTGKKPFECKRCGESFYLMPHLTRHQRTHRNGETSSGCNEGGKSFIQHANIGGHVRIHRQEDYYECSQCGRAFIQDVHLFQHLKAHEAAKALPPGLPRIKTYLIRYQRKHDYVGERACQCCDCGRAFSRTSHLIQHYRIHAQERPYQCQLCGKCFSRPSHLTRHYQLHSQEKPDECNHY; translated from the exons ATGCTGCACATGACAGATGTTTTGGATATCTTGAAGAATCCCCAGCTCTTCCGTCTACATGATCAAGAAGAGAATCCAGAAACCATCCCCATAAGAAATCCAGGGGCTCTGAAAGTTTCTCATCAGAAGTTTAGGGATTTTCAATATCTTTCAGTGACCGGGCCTCACCAAGCTGTGAGCCAAATCCAGGAGCTCTGCCGGCAATGGCTGCAGCCGGAGACCCACACCAAGGAGCAGATGATGGAGCAACTGGTGCTGGAACAGTTTCTGAACACCCTACCAGAGGAGGTTCGGACCTGGGTGAGGTCAAAAAAGCCTaagaacagcaaggaggcagGAACCCTGGTGGCCAGTTTGATCCAAGCATGTGAggagaaag GTTTCCCTCCTCAGGACTTTGTCATCGCAGAAGAGAGGAACACCAACGAACTCCAAAAGGACACAGAGATGTCTGACAATCCCTCATCTGCTGGATCCCAG GAGTTGGTGACTTTCAAGGATGTGGTTGTGGACTTCAGTCCGGAGGAATTAACCTACCTTAGTGCTGCTCAGAGGAACCTCTACCGGGAGGTGATGCTGGAGAATTACAGGAACCTGGTCTCCTTAG GGTACCAGTTCCCTAAACCCGACATTATCTCACAGCTGGAAGAGGAAGAGTCACGTGTGAGGGAGGAAGACAGCAATACAGAGATATGTCAAG atGGGGAGAAAAGACCTAAAACCAAAGATCTAATTCCAGAGCAAAGCCTGCCTATGGAAGAGTCATCCTTGGGGGCAGGAATGGAGGATCTGATGGTAGGTAACTTCTGCAGTGTCTATGTAGGAGAATCTTCTCCTGATGATCCATCAGATTTGTACCAGGTCAACCAAGAGAAACCTTTGAGTCCTGTAACAATGACTGAGCCCAAGACCCCCACTCAAGAAAGAAGCCATGACCGTGATGATTTTGAGAGGAGCTCATATCTTACTAAGCAATCGGAAGGGCCTCCAGGAAAGGATCCCCAGGAATGTGCTACTCCTGGAATTTGCACCAGTCCCCAGCCGGTGGATGACAAGCCTTTCCTCCAAGAGAACAGATGTGGATTTTGTGAAAGAACTTTTATTACGCAGACAGCTCGTGAGAGACATGAGCAGATCCATACTGGGAAGAAACCCTTTGAATGTAAACGATGTGGAGAATCCTTCTACCTCATGCCACACCTCACCAGACATCAGAGGACTCACCGGAATGGTGAGACGTCCTCTGGATGCAACGAAGGTGGAAAGTCTTTCATCCAGCATGCAAATATCGGTGGCCATGTAAGAATTCATAGGCAGGAAGACTACTATGAATGTTCCCAGTGTGGCAGAGCCTTTATCCAGGATGTGCATCTTTTCCAACATCTCAAAGCCCACGAGGCAGCAAAAGCCCTTCCACCTGGGTTGCCCCGCATTAAGACGTATTTAATTCGGTATCAGCGGAAACATGACTATGTGGGAGAGAGAGCCTGTCAGTGTTGTGACTGTGGCAGAGCCTTCAGTCGGACTTCACATCTCATTCAGCACTACCGAATTCATGCTCAAGAGAGACCTTACCAGTGTCAGCTGTGTGGGAAGTGTTTCAGCCGACCCTCCCACCTCACCCGCCATTATCAACTCCATTCTCAAGAGAAACCTGACGAGTGCAATCATTACTAA
- the LOC110573663 gene encoding zinc finger protein 525-like, which yields MNFIKACKEDSLPEMPILVKSLSSFTEKKGSRCPDCGRAFSSKSFLTQHWRIHTGERPYECSECAKAFSQRANLIQHQRIHSGEKPYKCEDCDKAFRRSSSLREHQIIHSGKKPFLCNECRKGFSKRSALISHRRIHTGEKPYQCNECGKAFSDQLFFSQHRRIHNGEKPYGCNECGKVFSWASSLNHQRTHTGENPYRCPDCRKPFRYRSSLIKHWKTHTGEKPYKCSDCEKTFSYSSSLSLHQRTHNGESPYMCKECRDTFRYCSSLTKHQWTHSIKTTCECKECLKAFSSCDSSLKVHQRIHTRENPMHTERVRKTFVATNFRQFLIKHTMHVKPSDFIHPKRSETSHYTLVMGICLKGPQNHPIVVTQ from the coding sequence ATGAACTTCATAAAGGCCTGCAAAGAGGACAGCCTCCCCGAGATGCCAATCCTGGTGAAATCTCTGAGCAGCTTCACAGAGAAAAAAGGGTCCAGATGTCCTGACTGTGGGAGAGCCTTCAGCTCCAAGTCCTTCCTTACTCAACACTGGCGGATCCACACAGGGGAGAGACCCTATGAATGCAGTGAGTGTGCGAAGGCTTTTAGCCAGAGGGCAAACCTTATTCAGCATCAAAGGATTCATTCTGGAGAGAAACCATACAAGTGTGAGGACTGTGACAAAGCTTTCAGGCGGAGCTCCTCCCTCAGGGAGCACCAGATTATCCATAGTGGCAAGAAACCATTTCTCTGTAATGAATGTAGGAAAGGCTTCAGCAAACGCTCAGCCCTCATCTCCCATCGGAGAATTCACACTGGCGAGAAACCCTATCAATGTAAtgagtgtgggaaggcctttagtGATCAGTTATTCTTCAGCCAACACCGGAGGATCCACAATGGGGAGAAACCTTATGGATGCAATGAATGTGGAAAGGTCTTTAGCTGGGCCTCATCCCTTAATCACCAGAGAACTCATACAGGTGAGAACCCCTATAGATGCCCCGACTGTAGGAAACCCTTTCGGTACAGGTCCTCCCTCATCAAGCACTGGAAAacccacacaggagagaaaccctacaaATGCAGCGACTGTGAGAAGACTTTCAGCTATAGCTCCTCCCTCAGCCTCCATCAGAGAACTCACAACGGGGAGAGTCCCTATATGTGTAAGGAGTGCAGAGACACCTTCAGGTATTGCTCCTCCCTGACCAAGCACCAGTGGACCCACAGCATCAAGACAACCTGTGAGTGTAAGGAATGTCTAAAAGCCTTTAGTAGTTGTGATTCATCCCTTAAAGTACATCAGAGGATCCATACAAGGGAGAATCCTATGCATACAGAGAGGGTGAGGAAGACCTTTGTGGCAACTAACTTCCGGCAGTTCTTAATAAAACATACTATGCACGTGAAACCTTCAGATTTCATTCACCCCAAGAGGTCTGAAACATCACATTATACATTAGTCATGGGGATATGCCTCAAGGGTCCCCAAAACCACCCCATTGTGGTGACTCAGTAA